Genomic window (Pseudomonas xantholysinigenes):
GGGTAGTTGATCTCGGCGAACGACAGCGGGATCGGCGCGCCGCTGTAGCGGATGCGTTCCTCGCGATTGACCTTCTGCGGCTTGTGCAGGTGGCCGAGGGCGACGTAGCTGATGGCCTTGTCGAACAGTCGTGCCGGCAGCGCCTCGGCATTGCCGATGATCAGGCTGCGTTCGGAATCCTCCGAGATGCTGCCGCCGGCCATGTGCGCATGGCTGATGGCGACCAGCGCCTGGTCTTTCTTGCGGACCTTCTGCGCGGCGGCGGTCAGTTGCTCGTGAACCTGGGTGATGCCCTTGAGGTAGTCGTCGCCCAGGGCCGGGCCGGTGACCTCGGCCGGCCGCAGGAACGGCAGGGCCAGGCACCAGGCGCACACTTTGCCGCGGGCGTTGGTCAGGGGGATCAGCAGGCTCTGGGCGTCCAGTTGCCCTTCGTCGAGCCAGTGCACCCGGCCCAGGGCGTGGGTGCGCAGGCGGCGCATCAGAGGCGCCGGCAGCTCGATGCGCGAGCCGGAGTCATGGTTGCCGGCGATCATCACGATATCCAGCTTGGGCTGTTGCTCGTGGGCCTGGACGATGAAGTCGTAGAGGCGTTCCTGGGCTTTGACCGGCGGATTGACG
Coding sequences:
- a CDS encoding exonuclease SbcCD subunit D C-terminal domain-containing protein, which codes for MRLFHTSDWHLGQSLHGQERDFEHACFLDWLLGQLRLRQPDALLIAGDIFDTVNPPVKAQERLYDFIVQAHEQQPKLDIVMIAGNHDSGSRIELPAPLMRRLRTHALGRVHWLDEGQLDAQSLLIPLTNARGKVCAWCLALPFLRPAEVTGPALGDDYLKGITQVHEQLTAAAQKVRKKDQALVAISHAHMAGGSISEDSERSLIIGNAEALPARLFDKAISYVALGHLHKPQKVNREERIRYSGAPIPLSFAEINYPHQVLEVELDGSELVSVEARLVPRAVALQRVGPAPLGELLEQLTQLPVIDLLEDPNRQPWLEVRVRLDEPQPDLRQQIETALQGKAVRLVRISAEYAGGGRQEDDEQVFVELAQMTPQDLFGRAWEQAYGNPADEQALADFAELLQDVLHEEEQP